The Oncorhynchus mykiss isolate Arlee chromosome 5, USDA_OmykA_1.1, whole genome shotgun sequence DNA window GCTCAATGTATTACTGGCCTAATAAATGAACAACTGTAGAGGAAGCCATGTAGTCATTTGTGGAGAAAGGGTCTCTGTCAGATGCTTAACATGACGTCCTTGTTCTGTCTTCCCAGCGCTTCCTGACACATCTGCGGGACCTGGCCGGTCGAATGTCTGGTGCGGGGGGCAAGGGAGCAGGGATAGGTCTCAAGCTGCTCATTGGTGCTGGAGCTCTGGCCTATGGCGTCAAAGAGGCTACATTCACGGGTATGCTTAACCTCTGGTAGTGGAATGGGTAACACTTATCACAATCATGAGTGCACCCCTCTAATGTTGTGTGAAATGGTTTGTTCCCAGTGGATGGAGGTCAGAGAGCGATCATCTTCAACAGAATTGGGGGGATGCAGATGGACACAGTGCTGGCTGAGGGACTGCACTTCAGGTACACTGTCGGACTCGGTCTCGGGGGGTTTATCATAAAGCCAGGGTCGTCATGTTCGGTAGGCTCCAACTTGCAACAAAACTGAATTCACATGACCATATTGTAACTGAACAGTTTTTGTTCTTCAGGTTACCATGGATCCAGTACCCAATCATCTATGACATCAGAGCCAGGCCCAGGAAGATCGCTTCACTAACTGGAAGTAAAGGTACATGATGGCAGAAATGGAGGGGTGGACACATGTAGACCAATGCATTATGTCCAGCAGATCAGTAAAGATGTGATGTTTTAACCTTTTGTTTAaataggcaagtccgttaagaacatattcttatttacaatgacggccgaacccggatgacgctgggccaattgtgcgccctcttatgggactcctaatcacagccAGTTGGGATACTGCCgtgtgactcctctctctctccccgtctctctctctctccccgtctctctctctctctccccgtctctctctctccccctccctgtctctctctctctccctgtctctctctctgtttcccttgtGTAGATCTGCAGATGATAAACATTGGGCTGCGTGTGCTGTCTCGTCCCGTGGCCGCCAACCTGCCTGCCATGTACCAGCAGCTGGGGAAAGACTATGACGAGAGAGTACTACCCTCCATTGTCAACGAGGTGCTAAAGAGTGTGGTGGCCAAGTTCAATGCCTCACAGCTCATTACTCAGAGAGCACAGGTACGGCACAGGGACTCGTACACAGGTAGACTACAGTTCATCTGAGAGAGCACAGGTAGACTACAGTTCATCTGAGAGAGCACAGGTAGACTACAGTTCATCTGAGAGAGCACAGGTAGACTACAGTTCATCTGAGAGAGCACAGGTAGACTACAGTTCATCTGAGAGAGCACAGGTAGACTACAGTTCATCTGAGAGAGCACAGGTAGACTACAGTTCATCTGAGAGAGCACAGGTAGACTACAGTTCATCTGAGAGAGCACAGGTAGACTACAGTTCATCTGAGAGAGCACAGGTAGACTACAGTTCATCTGAGAGAGCACAGGTAGACTACAGTTCATCTGAGAGAGCACAGGTAGACTACAGTTCATCTGAGAGAGCACAGGTAGACTACAGTTCATCTGAGAGAGCACAGGTAGACTACAGTTCATCTGAGAGAGCACAGGTAGACTACAGTTCATCTGAGAGAGCACAGGTAGACTACAGTTCATCTGAGAGAGCACAGGTAGACTACAGTTCATCTGAGAGAGCACAGGTAGACTACAGTTCATCTGAGAGAGCACAGGTAGACTACAGTTCATCTGATAGAGCACAGGTAGACTACAGTTCATCTGAGAGAGCACAGGTAGACTACAGTTCATCTGAGAGAGCACAGGTAGACTACAGTTCATCTGAGAGAGCACAGGTAGACTACAGTTCATCTGAGAGAGCACAGGTAGACTACAGTTCATCTGAGAGAGCACAGGTAGACTACAGTTAATCTGAGAGAGCACAGGTAGACTACAGTTCATCTGAGAGAGCACAGGTAGACTACAGTTCATCTGAGAGAGCACAGGTAGACTACAGTTCATCTGAGAGAGCACAGGTAGACTACAGTTCATCTGAGAGAGCACAGGTAGACTACAGTTCATCTGAGAGAGCACAGGTAGACTACAGTTCATCTGAGAGAGCACAGGTAGACTACAGTTCATCTGAGAGAGCACAGGTAGACAGTTCATCTCAGAGAGCACAGGTAGACTACAGTTCATCTCAGAGAGCACAGGTAGACTACAGTTCATCTCAGAGAGCACAGGTACTGCCACACAGGTAGACTACAGTTCATCTGAGAGAGCACAGGTACTGCCACACAGGTAGACTACAGTTCATCTGAGAGAGCACAGGTACTGCCACACAGGTAGACTACAGCTCATCTCAGAGAGCACAGGAGTGATGGATTATACGGGACCAAGGTTGTGTACTTTGCCGGTCTCTgcttaaaaaaaatgtacatgcATTAGATTGACACGTGAACTCCTGCATATGTTTAGCCTTTTCCCTGACGGTGTTTTATGAGTCTGCCGTGTTCCTGGGTCTACTGTAGGTGTCCTTGTTGATTCGCCGGGAGCTGTTTGAGAGAGCCAAAGACTTCAACATCATCCTGGACGATGTGGCCATCACAGAGCTGAGCTTCAGCAGGGAGTACACTGCTGCCGTAGAGGCCAAACAAGTTGGTACGTACCCattgtggggtggggtgggggggtataTATGGCTGTCTGTGGATGTGTACTTGCATGTGTTAGGTTGTCTGCATATGTGTGGGGGCGTTCTCAGTacgctaatgtgtgtgtgtgagaacatgcATTGGGTTTTAAAACACAGCCTATGTGTCTTTACAGCCCAACAGGAGGCCCAGAGAGCCCAGTTCTACGTGGAGAAAGCCAAACAGGACCAGAGACAAAAGATTAttcaggcagagggagaggcagaggctgCCAAGATGGTAACACATTAACTTCACCACAACCTGCCAAGATGGTAACACATTAACTTTACCACAACCTGCCAAGATGGTAACACATTAACTTCACCACAACCTGCCAAGATGGTAACACATTAACTTCACCACAACCTGCCAAGATGGTAACACATTAACTTCACCACAACCTGCCAAGATGGTAACACATTAACTTCACCACAACCTGCCAAGATGGTAACACATTAACTTCACTACAATCTGCCAAGATGGTAACACATTAACTTCACCACAATCTGCCAAGATGGTAACACATTAACTTTACCACAACCTGCCAAGATGGTGACACATTAACTTTACCACAACCTCTAGACAATCTGCTCCCTCTTCCTCACATGACTTCAAAACCAGATTATTctggtctacaattgtttttttaTTGACTTAACGTGGTATATTAATTCCTTTTTTTCTTGTAAACTACGTCACCCAAACTACGTCACACCCCCCCTCATCAACTACATCACCCTGCctagacccacctgctcacacacaccccccccccctccttcaactacatcacccctgcccggacccacctgctcacaccccccctcatcaactacatcacccctgcccagacccacctgctcacccCCCCATCTTCAGACCCACCTGCTCGCCcccccatctccagacccacctgctcgcccccccatctccagacccacctgctcgcccccccatctccagacccacctgctcgcccccccatctccagacccacctgctcgcccccccatctccagacccacctgctcgcccccccatctccagacccacctgctcgccccccccatctccagacccacctgctcgccccccccatctccagacccacctgctcgccccccccatctccagacccacctgctcgccccccccatctccagacccacctgctcgccccccccatctccagacccacctgctcgcccccccatctccagacccacctgctcgcccccccatctccagacccacctgctcgcccccccatctccagacccacctgctcgcccccccatctccagacccacctgcccccccccccccatctccagacccacctgccccccccccccaatccaacGATGGAGGACTGGTTAATTTCCACTTAAGTATACGTGTTTTCCCAAGATGATTGACGAGAAAAGTATGGTCCAATCCAACGGGTCTCTCACTGCACCTTCATAAGCCATGTCTTGaaaaatatgcagacagacggatttaaaagtacatttacattgtaatacttgaCACTTGTGAATTTCATGAAGTTTTCCTTCATTATGGCTCTTGTGTGTTTGGTGTTGTAGTTGGGACAAGCAGTGACGAAGAATCCTGGATACCTGAAGCTTCGACGAATCAGAGCTGCCCAGGCCATTGCTAAGACGGTGAGTTGTAATCATGTCCTTGTTCCTGTGTATAAAGGAATTTGGAGATCAATGGAGTTATTGTCCTCATAACTACTTCATTATTTAGGAGGAAATCGTTACTCAACTTTTGATCTTATTGTTCCAGTCAGAATGGGGGCATTCATTTTAGCAGCCTGTTCTTGTTGTGGCTGTTTGGTTCTCGTTGCTATGGTAACCCACAGTGCAGTTAGCTGGTTATATCGCTATCTTCCATTATTTTCTGAGGCAATAGGACTGAAGGAGGGTTGTTTACCCTCGTACTATGAGCCGCTACAAAGACTAGCTCTGTGACGCTGTGTTTTCAACGGGGTGTTTTGTCTGTTATGTTGTCTCAGGTGGCAACGTCCCAGAACAAGGTGTACCTGTCCGCCGACAACCTGGTCCTCAACCTTCAAGACGACTCTTTTAACAAGTATGTTTCTCTTAGCTTCACTCTCGCAGCATCATGTCCTCGTCTGGCTTTTGTCCTTCCTTGCATGGCTCACCACCACCCAGATGGTTTGTTGTAGTTGCCTCAAACAGGGTTAGCTCTGACATGAGTGTTCACATCCAGTTTGGCACACTGTGTCGTGCATTACAGGTGCTGGGGGAAATCAATGGCAATATTGGGGGGGAAAAATACATTCTTTCTCTATCACATTACCTGTGGGGAAAAGTAGACATTCCTTCTCTATCACATTACCTGTGGGGAAAAGTAGACATTCCTTCTCTATCACATTACCTGTGGGAAAAGTAGACAGTCCTTCTCTATCACATTACCTGTGGGAAAAGTAGACAGTCCTTCTATCACATTACCTGTGGGAAAAGTAGACAGTCCTTCTCTATCACATTACCTGTGGGAAAAGTAGACAGTCCTTCTCTATCACATTACCTGTGGGAAAAGTAGACAGTCCTTCTCTATCACATTACCTGTGGGAAAAGTAGACATTCCTTCTCTATCACATTACCTGTGGGGAAAAGTAGACATTCCTTCTCTATCACATTACCTGTGGGAAAAGTAGACAGTCCTTCTCTATCACATTACCTGTGGGAAAAGTAGACAGTCCTTCTCTATCACATTACCTGTGGGAAAAGTATACAGTCCTTCTCTATCACATTACCTGTGGGAAAAGTAGACAGTCCTTCTCTATCACATTACCTGTGGGAAAAGTATACAGTCCTTCTCTATCACATTACCTGTGGGAAAAGTAGACAGTCCTTCTCTATCACATTACCTGTGGGAAAAGTAGACAGTCCTTCTCTATCACATTACCTGTGGGAAAAGTATACAGTCCTTCTCTATCACATTACCTGTGGGAAAAGTAGACAGTCCTTCTCTATCACATTACCTGTGGGAAAAGTAGACAGTCCTTCTATCACATTACCTGTGGGAAAAGTAGACAGTCCTTCTCTATCACATTACCTGTGGGAAAAGTAGACAGTCCTTCTCTATCACATTACCTGTGGGAAAAGTAGACAGTCCTTCTATCACATTACCTGTGGGAAAAGTAGACAGTCCTTCTCTATCACATTACCTGTGGGAAAAGTAGACAGTCCTTCTCTATCACATTACCTGTGGGAAAAGTAGACAGTCCTTCTCTATCACATTACCTGTGGGAAAAGTAGACAGTCCTTCTCTATCACATTACCTGTGGGAAAAGTAGACAGTCCTTCTCTATCACATTACCTGTGGGAAAAGTAGACAGTCCTTCTCTATCACATTACCTGTGGGAAAAGTAGACAGTCCTTCTCTATCACATTACCTGTGGGAAAAGTAGACAGTCCTTCTCTATCACATTACCTGTGGGAAAAGTAGACAGTCCTTCTCTATCACATTACCTGTGGGAAAAGTAGACAGTCCTTCTCTATCACATTACCTGTGGGAAAAGTAGACAGTCCTTCTCTATCACATTACCTGTGGGAAAAGTAGACAGTCCTTCTATCACATTACCTGTGGGAAAAGTATACATTCCTTCTCTATCACATTACCTGTGGGAAAAGTATACAGTCCTTCTCTATCACATTACCTGTGGGAAAAGTATACAGTCCTTCTCTATCACATTACCTGTGGGAAAAGTATACAGTCCTTCTCTATCACATTACCTGTGGGAAAAGTAGACAGTCCTTCTCTATCACATTACCTGTGGGAAAAGTAGACAGTCCTTCTCTATCACATTACCTGTGGGAAAAGTAGACAGTCCTTCTCTATCACATTACCTGTGGGAAAAGTAGACAGTCCTTCTCTATCACATTACCTGTGGGAAAAGTAGACAGTCCTTCTCTATCACATTACCTGTGGGAAAAGTAGACAGTCCTTCTATCACATTACCTGTGGGAAAAGTAGACAGTCCTTCTCTATCACATTACCTGTGGGAAAAGTAGACAGTCCTTCTATCACATTACCTGTGGGAAAAGTAGACAGTCCTTCTCTATCACATTACCTGTGGGAAAAGTATACATTCCCTAAAGTTGCTCTGGAGTGGCTCTATACTAGCTCAAAGAGAACATGATTTTTAGCAAAACCATTACCGTTATGACTGCTCTTCTCACATTCCCTCCAGTGTGCATGTCGTGTCATTTTCACAGCTTTGACCTATGACCACCAGAGGGTGTTCACTAGGTACTAAAATGGAAGACGACAGGATGAAAACAGGGAAGGACTATCCAACAAGAAACGCTAGTTTTCCTTATAAAACATGAGCATGTTTTGTTACGGTGTGCGctaaatgaacacaaccctggccTTTGCTCTCCATCTCACTGCTTTGCCTGGTCACTGGAATGAGAATGGCTCTGGTCAGACTGTCTGTGCCACACTGAAGTAATTCTCCTCTTCTCTTAATGCTGCCAAGGATCTTTAGTGTCCGTGTGTAGCGGTTCACAGAAACGGAGACACAGGCCTGGTGCAAAAAACGCCTGTCATTCAAAACTCATATATATCTTAAATTATTATGCAGTTGACAATAATGGCAAGACAAACCATAATGAGATATATTCAGAAACACGTCTGCAACCCTGTCCATCATGTGTGTTGACATGTTTACTGGAGTTAGTGTCTTGTCAAAGCCTTGAAGAAATGCTGAAATTGCTGTTATGTTTTCCCCTTATGATTGCCTTATTGTGAATCCTCTTTTTGGTTTTTAGGAAAGGACTATAAAGAATACTATGTATCATTAACACGGGCAACCCCCTCTCTGCTTCCGTTTCAGTCTATCACTGGGAAAGAAGTAGGCTTTTGAGAGGCCTTCTAGCATTCCACCGGTCTGAGGCTACATCTACTGCTGTCTGTCCACCTGCCTGTTAATCTGATTGTAACCAAGTGGTTTACCATCTCTCTGAAGAAGACTCTGTACAGTAAACCTCTGGGACTAGTGGTCTGACATGGCTAGGTGCAGATGGAACCTGCGGGGATGATGTCATAATGGGATTTGGAATCAATAGTGTTTTGTGGAATCAAACCAAATGGCACTGGCCTATAACAACATAATCAGGTGCTTCGTTAACAATAAGCTGTGTATATGATGCTGTAGGAATCCTACTTGTTCTGTCTAATCCCTAgatgtgtttgtgtacatgtgttGAGAACAGCAGGACAAGGCTCTtgggctgcgtttagacaggcagaccaattctgatctttttttacTTTTTACTGATTGGTCTTTTTGAttaatcagatcagctctgaaaaggatctggtgtgattggtcaaaagaccaattggtAGAGCAAATATCTGAATTGGGCTGTTGTTCTAAACTCAGCCTTGGTGCATCAGGTGTGTAATAATGACTTAAGTCCTCTATGGGACTAGCTGCCCTCGTTGTGTTAAATGACGGCCATGTTATTTGATACATGACCATATTATCTGATGCAGCTCTGCtggggaaaggtactactcctcATGGCGATCAAGGGTCTGCCAAAATGATTCCATCCACTAGTTTGGAGCTGACAAAAAGGCTTTGCCCTTCTAAGTGTTAATACATTGTTCACTGTTGACGTGACTGAAAATAAACAGAGACAGTACgttttattccaaaatctttttaCGTGCTTGTTTTTGGagggaaaaaaacacattatGTAAGAACTATTGCAAAATTGCTTGCTATTGTCCACATTCAGGTTTTCTGTGAAATGAAATGATCGCATGACGGAAACAGACGTATTGGATAACAGTACCGCCTGTTATTGTACTAGGGAGATCTTTAGCTGTACTTCTGCAGTGGCATTAAAGCCACTACATGACTTTCCTTTTACTGGAGTGAATGTGTTGCTGCCGTATCCTCCCCTTGGGAATCAAACATATAAATGCTTGTTGACTTAACACATGCACGGATGTTTAATCCTGGGCTGTGTTCGTTAGGCATAAACAAGGAGGAACATTTTCAAAATGGAAACATGAACGTTCCAAATGCACGGATGTTTAATCCTGGGCTGTGTTCATTAGGCATAAACAAGGAGGAACATTTTCGAAATGGAAACATGAACGTTCCAAATGCACTGATGTTTAATCCTGGGCTGTGTTCATTAGGCATAAACAAGGAGGAACATTTTCGAAATGGAAACATGAACGTTCCAAATGCACTGATGTTTAACCCTGGGCTGTGTTCGTTAGGCATAAACAAGGAGGAACATTTTCAAAATGGAAACATGAACGTTCCAAATGCACAAGTAGCCTACACATGGACTCGTTTTTGTCCCGTTTAAATGGTTTTTGCTTTGTGCCTCTGGCCTGTATGACATCAGCCTGTGAATGTGGGTCATATAGTAGGggtgggaattgccagggaccctCACGATAAGATATGTATTGTTATTCAATACTGTGATTTAAAATATAAACATTTTATTGCCATTCGATGTTCCCAACCTATTGCTTCCTGTATGTCTGCAGAGGGACAAGGGAGCCATGAGAAAATTAGTCAAGTCATGGAAATAAGTGATGAAACCGAATTGGCTTCCTGTTTTAAAGAGATGGAGAGCAAACTGagggaaaaatactggagttctggtccatgttcagccaactggtgcaaacaaacaaaaaaaagagatGGGATCTACAGGGTATTAGGAAAATATCCACACTCTACTTTAGCCACATTACaaccttactctaaaatgtattaaatcgtttttttcccccttcagttgacacaacaccccataatgaaaaaagaAACATTTAGACAAACTCAATCAAATTTATGAAGCCCTTACATCCGCTGATGTGCTGTAAGAAagccagcctaaaatcccaaacagcaagcaatgcaggtgtagaagcacggcggctaggaaaaactccctagaaaggccagaacctagagaggaaacaggctatgATGG harbors:
- the phb2b gene encoding prohibitin-2b isoform X1; its protein translation is MANKEPNRFLTHLRDLAGRMSGAGGKGAGIGLKLLIGAGALAYGVKEATFTVDGGQRAIIFNRIGGMQMDTVLAEGLHFRLPWIQYPIIYDIRARPRKIASLTGSKDLQMINIGLRVLSRPVAANLPAMYQQLGKDYDERVLPSIVNEVLKSVVAKFNASQLITQRAQVSLLIRRELFERAKDFNIILDDVAITELSFSREYTAAVEAKQVAQQEAQRAQFYVEKAKQDQRQKIIQAEGEAEAAKMLGQAVTKNPGYLKLRRIRAAQAIAKTVATSQNKVYLSADNLVLNLQDDSFNNLSLGKK
- the phb2b gene encoding prohibitin-2b isoform X2; this encodes MANKEPNRFLTHLRDLAGRMSGAGGKGAGIGLKLLIGAGALAYGVKEATFTVDGGQRAIIFNRIGGMQMDTVLAEGLHFRLPWIQYPIIYDIRARPRKIASLTGSKDLQMINIGLRVLSRPVAANLPAMYQQLGKDYDERVLPSIVNEVLKSVVAKFNASQLITQRAQVSLLIRRELFERAKDFNIILDDVAITELSFSREYTAAVEAKQVAQQEAQRAQFYVEKAKQDQRQKIIQAEGEAEAAKMLGQAVTKNPGYLKLRRIRAAQAIAKTVATSQNKVYLSADNLVLNLQDDSFNKIFSVRV